Proteins encoded by one window of Methanomassiliicoccales archaeon:
- a CDS encoding glycosyltransferase family 4 protein has product MKILVIAPSVTRPYLGPSVAAYNTLAGFLKISRELERNEVKITFLSINDGSGSRVIDENIEVVAQKRIHAFWLPREIQGLITMRKGFDLVHSHDICEVFPYFLSKLPVILTLHGIFWREIRFKKGIYPKIWLNLGELRLRGYYSKLARFVAISQYMVEELQKKGLDISKAEVIENPINDDFFNVRKNEEPIIVYPATLLPLKNQLGFLKAVALVRKELGEYKIKLVGSGDSTYESKLREYIKCNDLPVEFLGKVPYEEMPRIYSTASIVVLTSFQENMPMSILEAFATGTPVLASNVGGIPFVVRNYDTGLLTNPSDQKDIADKLLILVNDHNLRRKMGERAREEALGRWKSETIARKLLSLYLSMKALQ; this is encoded by the coding sequence ATGAAGATCTTGGTCATCGCACCGAGCGTCACTAGACCGTATTTAGGTCCCTCCGTTGCTGCTTATAACACGCTCGCCGGCTTTTTAAAAATTTCAAGAGAGCTCGAAAGGAATGAAGTCAAGATTACTTTTCTATCTATCAATGATGGATCAGGAAGTAGAGTGATTGATGAGAATATCGAAGTAGTTGCGCAAAAGAGAATCCACGCTTTTTGGCTCCCTCGAGAGATTCAAGGTTTGATCACGATGAGGAAGGGATTCGATCTTGTTCATTCTCATGACATTTGTGAAGTATTTCCCTATTTCTTGTCAAAACTACCAGTGATTCTCACATTGCATGGAATCTTTTGGCGTGAAATTAGATTTAAGAAGGGCATATACCCAAAAATTTGGCTTAATTTGGGAGAGCTCAGATTAAGAGGATACTATTCCAAACTTGCTAGGTTTGTTGCTATTTCTCAATACATGGTTGAAGAACTTCAAAAGAAAGGGCTAGATATCTCAAAGGCTGAAGTGATTGAAAATCCGATTAATGATGATTTTTTCAATGTCAGAAAGAACGAAGAGCCTATAATCGTATACCCCGCAACGCTATTGCCTTTGAAAAACCAGCTTGGATTTCTAAAAGCTGTCGCATTAGTGAGGAAAGAACTAGGGGAATACAAAATCAAACTAGTAGGCTCTGGGGATAGTACTTACGAATCAAAGCTGAGGGAGTACATCAAATGCAATGACCTTCCTGTTGAATTCCTGGGAAAAGTTCCTTACGAAGAGATGCCGAGAATCTATTCCACCGCCTCCATCGTCGTGCTTACGTCCTTTCAGGAGAATATGCCAATGTCCATTCTCGAAGCCTTCGCCACCGGAACTCCCGTATTGGCTTCTAATGTGGGCGGTATACCGTTTGTGGTGAGGAATTATGACACTGGCTTATTAACAAATCCAAGCGACCAAAAAGACATCGCAGACAAACTGCTGATACTTGTAAATGACCACAACTTGAGAAGGAAAATGGGCGAACGCGCGAGAGAAGAGGCCTTAGGTAGGTGGAAATCTGAGACCATCGCGAGAAAACTCCTGAGCTTGTATCTCTCGATGAAGGCTTTGCA